A genomic window from Sparus aurata chromosome 14, fSpaAur1.1, whole genome shotgun sequence includes:
- the LOC115595170 gene encoding endoplasmic reticulum-Golgi intermediate compartment protein 2-like isoform X2 — translation MRRLSRKKALSLVKELDAFPKVSESYVETTASGGTDVGADILDLAETMITSKGLQYEPAIFELTPNQRLWQSTLTVIQNRLREEHALQEVLYKTLLEGGPTALPPREDASVEPLSACRIHGHAYVNKVAGNLHITVGKPIHHPQGHAHIAAFVSHDTYNFSHRIDHLSFGEEIPGIINPLDGTEKITYNNNQMFQYFITVVPTRLNTYKISADTHQFSVTERERVINHAAGSHGVSGIFVKYDTSSLMVTVSEQHMPLWQFLVRLCGIIGGIFSTTGMLHGLVGFCFDVVCCRFKLGVYRPREDVQLHHHMNNLNNHQTPLLADNVPQE, via the exons ATGAGGCGTCTGTCACGTAAGAAAGCCCTGAGCCTGGTGAAGGAGCTGGACGCCTTCCCCAAAGTGTCTGAGAGCTACGTGGAGACAACAGCCTCCGGAGGAACAG ACGTCGGAGCAGATATTCTGGACCTGGCTGAGACCATGATCACCTCCAAAGGCCTCCAGTACGAGCCC gcgATTTTTGAACTGACTCCAAATCAGAGACTGTGGCAAAG cACGTTGACGGTCATTCAGAATCGGCTGAGAGAGGAACACGCTCTTCAGGAAGTCCTTTACAAAACCCTGCTCGAAGGAGGTCCCACTGCCCTGCCGCCACG GGAGGATGCCTCCGTGGAGCCGCTCAGCGCCTGCAGGATACACGGGCACGCCTACGTCAACAAGGTGGCTGGAAACCTTCACATCACTGTTGgaaa GCCCATTCACCATCCCCAGGGTCACGCCCACATTGCAGCTTTCGTGAGCCACGACA CGTACAACTTCTCCCATCGAATAGACCATTTATCTTTCGGGGAGGAGATACCAGGCATCATCAATCCTCTGGACGGCACCGAGAAAATCACCTACAACA ATAACCAGATGTTCCAGTACTTCATCACGGTGGTTCCGACCCGGCTGAACACATACAAGATATCCGCAGACACACACCAGTTCTCTGTGACTGAGCGG gAGCGGGTGATAAACCACGCAGCGGGCAGTCACGGCGTTTCCGGCATCTTTGTGAAGTACGACACCAGCTCTCTGATGGTGACGGTCAGCGAGCAGCACATGCCACTGTGGCAGTTCCTGGTGCGACTGTGCGGCATCATCGGGGGAATATTCTCCACCACAG GAATGCTCCATGGGCTTGTTGGCTTCTGTTTCGATGTTGTCTGCTGCCGCTTCAAACTTGGAGTCTATCGGCCCAGAGAG GATGTGCAGCTGCACCACCACATGAACAATCTCAACAATCACCAGACTCCTTTGTTGGCTGACAACGTCCCTCAGGAGTAG
- the LOC115595170 gene encoding endoplasmic reticulum-Golgi intermediate compartment protein 2-like isoform X1, which yields MRRLSRKKALSLVKELDAFPKVSESYVETTASGGTVSLIAFSAMALLAILEFFVYRDTWMKYEYEVDKDFSSKLRINIDITVAMKCQHVGADILDLAETMITSKGLQYEPAIFELTPNQRLWQSTLTVIQNRLREEHALQEVLYKTLLEGGPTALPPREDASVEPLSACRIHGHAYVNKVAGNLHITVGKPIHHPQGHAHIAAFVSHDTYNFSHRIDHLSFGEEIPGIINPLDGTEKITYNNNQMFQYFITVVPTRLNTYKISADTHQFSVTERERVINHAAGSHGVSGIFVKYDTSSLMVTVSEQHMPLWQFLVRLCGIIGGIFSTTGMLHGLVGFCFDVVCCRFKLGVYRPREDVQLHHHMNNLNNHQTPLLADNVPQE from the exons ATGAGGCGTCTGTCACGTAAGAAAGCCCTGAGCCTGGTGAAGGAGCTGGACGCCTTCCCCAAAGTGTCTGAGAGCTACGTGGAGACAACAGCCTCCGGAGGAACAG TGTCCCTGATAGCTTTCAGTGCCATGGCTCTCCTGGCTATCTTAGAGTTCTTTGTTTATAGAGACACTTGGATGAAATACGAATATGAAGTTGACAAGGATTTTTCCAG TAAATTGAGAATAAACATTGACATTACAGTCGCCATGAAATGCCAGC ACGTCGGAGCAGATATTCTGGACCTGGCTGAGACCATGATCACCTCCAAAGGCCTCCAGTACGAGCCC gcgATTTTTGAACTGACTCCAAATCAGAGACTGTGGCAAAG cACGTTGACGGTCATTCAGAATCGGCTGAGAGAGGAACACGCTCTTCAGGAAGTCCTTTACAAAACCCTGCTCGAAGGAGGTCCCACTGCCCTGCCGCCACG GGAGGATGCCTCCGTGGAGCCGCTCAGCGCCTGCAGGATACACGGGCACGCCTACGTCAACAAGGTGGCTGGAAACCTTCACATCACTGTTGgaaa GCCCATTCACCATCCCCAGGGTCACGCCCACATTGCAGCTTTCGTGAGCCACGACA CGTACAACTTCTCCCATCGAATAGACCATTTATCTTTCGGGGAGGAGATACCAGGCATCATCAATCCTCTGGACGGCACCGAGAAAATCACCTACAACA ATAACCAGATGTTCCAGTACTTCATCACGGTGGTTCCGACCCGGCTGAACACATACAAGATATCCGCAGACACACACCAGTTCTCTGTGACTGAGCGG gAGCGGGTGATAAACCACGCAGCGGGCAGTCACGGCGTTTCCGGCATCTTTGTGAAGTACGACACCAGCTCTCTGATGGTGACGGTCAGCGAGCAGCACATGCCACTGTGGCAGTTCCTGGTGCGACTGTGCGGCATCATCGGGGGAATATTCTCCACCACAG GAATGCTCCATGGGCTTGTTGGCTTCTGTTTCGATGTTGTCTGCTGCCGCTTCAAACTTGGAGTCTATCGGCCCAGAGAG GATGTGCAGCTGCACCACCACATGAACAATCTCAACAATCACCAGACTCCTTTGTTGGCTGACAACGTCCCTCAGGAGTAG